Proteins encoded by one window of Streptomyces clavuligerus:
- a CDS encoding DUF6507 family protein yields the protein MTGWDIQPQGVQGQLKIVSGHAGDLQKALEGLVGTVTDAASAAGTAVPGSAAGPRLHGPVAPGRAPLRGGTTMGPVAAALGEYLSGRQKDFNAMAERIEACVLGAAKATNEYVEGDLEAAREAQEAARSLNLEALRRELPGGGGR from the coding sequence ATGACGGGCTGGGACATTCAGCCGCAGGGGGTGCAGGGCCAGCTCAAGATCGTCAGTGGCCACGCGGGCGATCTTCAGAAGGCGCTGGAAGGGCTGGTGGGGACGGTGACCGACGCGGCCAGCGCGGCGGGCACCGCGGTCCCCGGCTCGGCGGCGGGGCCGCGGTTGCACGGCCCGGTCGCCCCCGGGCGGGCACCGCTGCGGGGCGGCACCACCATGGGGCCGGTCGCCGCGGCACTCGGCGAGTATCTGAGCGGGCGCCAGAAGGACTTCAACGCCATGGCCGAACGGATCGAGGCGTGCGTCCTCGGCGCCGCCAAGGCCACCAACGAGTACGTCGAGGGCGATCTGGAGGCGGCGCGGGAGGCCCAGGAGGCCGCGCGTTCGCTCAATCTGGAGGCGCTCCGCCGCGAGCTGCCGGGAGGTGGCGGCAGGTGA
- a CDS encoding pore-forming ESAT-6 family protein yields MAANADRRSYDTGASGEAQTNLQAVIGRLEQVISDRDAQVKAAMSDFTADGVAEEYHAKELRWNSASQEVRTIIQLLRTTLEKNDVTAQQTLTRAKGAVDGIG; encoded by the coding sequence ATGGCAGCGAACGCTGACCGCCGTTCGTACGACACGGGCGCGTCCGGTGAGGCGCAGACGAACCTCCAGGCCGTGATCGGCCGGCTGGAGCAGGTGATCTCCGATCGCGACGCACAGGTGAAGGCCGCGATGAGCGACTTCACCGCGGACGGGGTGGCCGAGGAGTACCACGCCAAGGAGCTGCGCTGGAACAGCGCGTCGCAGGAGGTCCGCACCATCATCCAACTGCTGCGGACGACGCTGGAGAAGAACGACGTCACCGCGCAGCAGACGCTCACACGGGCGAAGGGCGCGGTCGACGGCATCGGCTGA